One genomic segment of Triplophysa rosa linkage group LG22, Trosa_1v2, whole genome shotgun sequence includes these proteins:
- the letm2 gene encoding LETM1 domain-containing protein LETM2, mitochondrial, which translates to MAVFSSQVLLAVTRSRGSYLLSKRHGCASLPSTACIRYHSESFGRATLTARCPRPLYPCYTSSFIRPDCVSARPVHSSCAWLQEVKDTVEPAKDDSVPAASGTQPPPPAVPKKSLGQRVLEELKHYYHGFRLLGIDTNVAGRMVWRLLHGQQLTRRDRRRLMRTCADLFRLVPFMVFIIVPFMEFLLPVFLKLFPEMLPSTFETESKKEEKQKKGLAVKLELAKFLQETIAEMARRNKAVVGDETQKFSTFVQQVRHTGEQPRTKDIVKFSKLFEDELTLEHLERPQLVALCKLLELQPIGTNNLLRFQLMMQLRTIKADDEMIATEGVAGMTVAELQAACRSRGMRALGLTTDQLRQQLQQWLDLHLKENVPPSLLLLSRAMYLTELTPKPPVIPPVPKLEKAIPPPVESDASAKGNSQSSSVEVMVDSAPVIKDKKSEELLEKPRVLDMPSAEAQLIHAKEAELSQKSKMSANGM; encoded by the exons GGGATCTTACCTTCTTTCTAAAAGACACGGTTGTGCATCGCTCCCCTCGACAGCATGCATACGTTACCACTCTGAGTCCTTCGGACGGGCTACCCTCACAGCCAGGTGTCCCAGGCCACTCTACCCCTGCTATACTTCCAGCTTCATCCGCCCTGATTGCGTGTCTGCACGTCCCGTCCACAGCTCTTGTGCGTGGCTACAGGAGGTGAAGGATACGGTTGAGCCAGCTAAGGATGACTCTGTTCCTGCTGCCTCTGGGACTCAACCGCCTCCACCAGCAGTGCCAAAGAAGTCTCTGGGACAGAGAGTACTAGAGGAACTCAAACATTATTATCATGGGTTCCGTCTCCTGGGGATTGACACAAATGTCGCTGGCAGGATGGTCTGGAGGTTATTGCACGGGCAGCAGCTCACCAGGAGAGATAGGAGAAGG CTGATGAGGACATGTGCCGACTTGTTCCGCCTGGTACCCTTCATGGTCTTCATCATAGTTCCCTTCATGGAGTTTCTGCTTCCCGTTTTCCTCAAGCTCTTCCCAGAAATGTTGCCTTCCACCTTCGAGACGGAGTCCAAAAAG GAAGAGAAACAGAAGAAGGGTCTTGCTGTCAAATTGGAGCTGGCCAAGTTTTTGCAGGAGACCATCGCTGAGATGGCCAGAAGAAACAAAGCAGTTGTTGGAGACGAGACTCAGAAGTTCTCAACTTTTGTGCAACAG GTAAGACACACTGGTGAACAGCCCAGGACTAAAGACATTGTGAAGTTCTCTAAGCTTTTTGAGGACGAGTTGACGTTGGAACATCTGGAGCGGCCGCAGCTGGTAGCGTTGTGCAAACTGCTGGAGCTGCAGCCCATCGGCACCAATAACCTGCTGCGCTTCCAACTCATGATGCAGCTGCGCACCATCAAGGCCGACGACGAG ATGATCGCCACAGAGGGTGTTGCTGGAATGACCGTAGCAGAGCTTCAGGCTGCCTGCAGGAGTCGCGGGATGAGAGCTCTGGGTCTGACCACGGATCAGCTCCGACAGCAGCTGCAACAG TGGCTGGACCTCCACTTGAAAGAGAACGTCCCACCATCCCTCCTGCTGCTCTCTCGTGCAATGTACCTCACAGAACTCACTCCTAAACCCCCTGTCATCCCACCCGTGCCCAAACTGGAG AAGGCCATTCCTCCTCCTGTGGAGAGCGACGCTTCAGCCAAAGGAAATTCACAGTCGTCTTCTGTGGAGGTGATGGTGGATTCTGCGCCTGTCATCAAAGACAAAAAG tcTGAAGAGTTGTTGGAGAAACCCAGAGTGTTGGACATGCCATCAGCAGAAGCTCAGTTAATACAT GCTAAGGAGGCAGAATTGTCACAGAAGTCCAAGATGAGTGCCAATGGAATGTGA